One genomic window of Augochlora pura isolate Apur16 chromosome 5, APUR_v2.2.1, whole genome shotgun sequence includes the following:
- the LOC144470555 gene encoding solute carrier family 35 member F3 isoform X2, giving the protein MNTSNLKHVVTFDERCKEGKSRTNLSMGSRGVGDIPTIFHPQQTHTSNIILGDNQQNYGLQSGQVTHDNSGCDQQQGCSVSSGCGDSAPSCRTLETSGSGGIAEGTASNQGHISQIQVQQHMSAPSVTYQQRSNSLSACYASCCAESAKKIYFGVCVTICVTASWVGATHCIKYLYFNKLESPSYLLSSNSSVTGLHQQHTVPYNAPFFTTWFCTNWEILYYPIYFICQAARIKCNTPSEIIAENLRGFRDKGFTGGRFLSRCSLFCGLWVVTNYMYIYSLRILLATDVMALFATNVSCVYLLSWVILHEQFVGVRIVAVILCNTGIALFAYMDGITGSPTLGGVVLATSAAAGSAVYKVLFKKVLGETTFGQMSLFFSLIGLCNAMLLWPICLALYFTGVESVHWERLPWTALLLASILHLVANMLGNFSIALTYDLFITLGLITAVPVSAALDVVLYGAHFVGMKLAGMIFIAVGFFLVMFPDNWPDYITRLLRWSRRHGHGVSGGTQRDVIDYRTGYIKSHLRSPSGRVR; this is encoded by the exons ATGAATACATCGAATCTGAAGCATGTCGTAACCTTCGACGAAAGATGTAAGGAAGGTAAGTCAAG AACAAACTTAAGCATGGGTAGCAGAGGAGTCGGGGACATTCCAACAATATTTCATCCTCAACAAACTCATACTTCAAATATCATTCTTGGTGACAATCAGCAGAACTATGGTCTTCAAAGCGGCCAAGTTACTCATGATAATTCTG GATGTGATCAACAACAAGGATGCAGTGTCAGCAGTGGTTGCGGCGATTCTGCACCGAGTTGTCGTACTTTGGAGACAAGTGGAAGTGGAGGAATCGCTGAAGGAACTGCAAGCAACCAAGGCCACATCAGTCAAATACAAGTGCAGCAGCATATGTCTGCACCTTCTGTTACCTATCAACAAAGATCTAATTCTCTGTCAGCTTGCTATGCTTCCTGTTGCGCAGAGTCCGCGAAAAAG ATATACTTTGGAGTATGTGTAACCATATGCGTCACAGCAAGCTGGGTCGGTGCGACgcattgtattaaatatttatatttcaacaaaCTTGAGAGTCCCAGCTACCTATTATCCTCGAACTCGTCAGTGACAGGGCTACATCAGCAGCAT ACGGTCCCATACAACGCACCCTTCTTCACAACATGGTTCTGCACGAACTGGGAAATCCTCTACTATCCCATTTACTTCATTTGCCAAGCGGCAAGAATCAAATGCAATACTCCATCCGAAATCATCGCAGAAAACTTGCGTGGATTCCGTGACAAAGGGTTCACCGGGGGACGTTTCTTGAGTAGATGTAGCTTATTCTGTGGACTTTGGGTGGTTACCAATTACATGTACATTTATTCACTCAGGATATTGTTAGCTACCGATGTGATGGCTCTTTTTGCGACAAACGTGTCTTGCGTTTATTTGTTATCATGGGTTATTCTTCACGAGCAATTCGTTGGCGTAAGG ATAGTAGCAGTAATCTTGTGCAACACTGGGATTGCACTTTTCGCGTACATGGATGGAATAACTGGAAGTCCAACCTTAGGAGGTGTGGTTCTAGCAACGTCCGCAGCAGCTGGTTCTGCTGTTTACAAG GTGCTGTTCAAGAAAGTTCTAGGAGAAACAACATTTGGACAAATGTCTCTGTTCTTTTCACTTATCGGATTGTGCAACGCGATGCTGTTATGGCCAATTTGTTTGGCTCTGTACTTTACGGGGGTCGAAAGCGTGCATTGGGAACGGCTACCATGGACAGCATTACTTCTAGCTAGCATTCTTCATTTAG TTGCAAATATGCTTGGCAATTTCAGTATTGCGCTGACATATGACCTGTTCATCACCCTGGGTTTAATCACAGCTGTACCTGTATCTGCTG CGCTAGATGTTGTTTTATATGGAGCCCATTTTGTGGGTATGAAACTAGCAGGGATGATTTTCATAGCAGTCGGCTTCTTCCTTGTGATGTTCCCGGACAATTGGCCCGATTATATAACCAGATTACTTCG